The Chloroflexota bacterium nucleotide sequence CGAGCAAAAGTTTATCGTGGATGCCTACATCGTAGGCTTTGGTATCAAATGAAGACGCGGCATCAAAGCTGACCTCATCTTTGGCTACTAGAATACTTATGCCTAAGGTGTGGTTTATGATGCCATCGTTGTGGAAAGCCAGCATATCAAAGGTATGCTCGATTCCAGACCTGCCTAAAATCTTGGCTTTTTCCTCGAATTTGTAGCCGGAGTTTTTTAAGTGTTGTAAAAGCTGGGCTCTGGTTTCGAAGATGAAAGGCTTGCCGCTTGATTTCTTTTGGGTTGATGTGGGAGGCGAATCAAGGAGGGTTTCCAGGTCTTTTTCCTCAATGACTTTAATCCTTTGCTGCCGGGCAAATTGTCCAGCTTCAGAGCTGAGTTTGGGCATAACCAGCAAAACCTTGTCGTGTATACCCAAATCATATACCTTGTTATCGAAAGCGAAAACCTCAGCTAAGCTTACTTCCTGTCCCTGGCTATCAACTAGTATGCCGATGCCGAGCGTGTAAGTTATTAAACCATCGTTTCGTTGTGCCAGGATGTCTATTAAATGTTTAGCTCCTGATTTAGTTGTACCGTTGACCTGGGCACTTTCAACCACCTCATAGCCCTGGTTCTTAAGAAAGTCTACGAATAGTGGTCTTTCGCTAAGCTCAAATACAAGCCGGCGTTTCATCTTCTCATTGAGGCGATAGGAATAGAGGTTGGTCTCTTTTGCCTCATCCCCAGAGAAGAAGAATGAGCATTGGAGGCACTCCCAGCTGGGTGTAGCTTCTTTTGATATACCACCGCATTCACGGCATTTGTAATTGATGCCTAGACTCTGATAGTCAGTGCCGAGGAATCTAAGTTCCAGTTTGCATTTAGGGCAGATGTATTTACCACTATCCACATAGTCATCTTCTAGGCTGTTGTTGCAGCAGGTGAAGTGTTCCAGGACTCGTCCCTTGGCTATGTTTCCGGAGCCACACTTGGGACACCCAAGCACGGGTTTCAAACTCGGAGACTGGCACCGGGGACAAAAGGAAATATTTTGATGGGACTGCCTCTCAAGAATAGCTTCATTAGCCAGGAATTCTAAAGTTGTTACAGCTTCCCGAGTTGTCGACCCTAGGAGGCTTTCTGCTTGGGGGTAGGCGAAACCGTCCTTGGTGGCTAAGTTAATGGTCGGACTAATCTCGCTGATATTGCCTACCAGAATCTCTTTGACCAACTCCATGGCCTTAGAGCCCTGTTTTGTTATTCCGATTACGTCAATGACCTCGACCATTGCCTTCTCCTGCTATTTGATTCCGATTGAAACAGTTTAAACCAAATGTTGGCAAGTTGCAATATATCCACCTAGCTTCAGACGGACCTTTAGTCGCATCGGAGGTAGTACATTAGTCCTAGGGGGTATGGGCAAAAATCTAAAATCAAAATGACAGATGAAAATGCAAAAATTATTTCCCTTGGCTGTCATTGCGAGCGAAGCGTGGCAATCTTTGCCTGTCACCGACGTTGGCTTTGTGCCGAGATCGCCACGGGGCTGACGCCCCTCGCGATGACAGTCAAACGGTGTTTCGGTCATTGGAATTTGGTGCTTAGGATTTAGGATTGAAATTCATCCTCACCCTGACCCTCTCCTGTCAAGGGAGAGGGAGGTACTTTTATTTGACAAAGGCAGGGCGTTAGGATACAATTGTAGTTGTTTAAAGCAACAACAATGATTGATTTACAGAATTATGTGAATGTACGTGAAGCAGCCCGGCAGATAGGCATACATGAGGAATCATTGCGGCGGCTTCTCAGGCTGGGTAGTCCGCCTGGGATGAAAATAGGTGGTCAGTGGTTCATTCGTAAAGAGCAGTTGGCTCTATTCACAACTACCTATGATGCCAAGACTGGTAAGAGAAGGCACCTTATCTAAGGGTTTGTTCTTTATAGTGGTGTATTTATGCGAAAATCAAAGAACATCGCTAGCCTGAGTATATTGCTAATTGCAGCGTTGCTCTTAAGCTTAATGCCTTTGGTTAGTGTTAAGCTGGTTTCGGCTGTTGAGCCTAGTATACTGAGTTGGTCTATCGTTGATACACCAAGGCCAGGCTTAGACAATAACGTCATAGCTAGCCCTTCGGAGATAAATGTCATCGCCATCGGTTCTGATGACAGGACCTTTTATGCGGTGGATATACCTGGCGATCCACCAGGAGGCACATATCCCGATGGCAAACTCCGTAAGTCGACCGATGGTGGCGTTACCTGGCTAGATGACTTAACCCGTTATCTAACTGCAGCTGGTGCCAATTTGCCTGTGTGGAATATTGCTGTAGCACCGGATGATGTGAACTTTTTGGTTGCTGTTACTGATGTACCAGGGGGTCCTCTTGGGCCACAGAGGGTGTTTGTCTCCAAGAATGGAGGGGCTACCTGGGATATGGCTATCACCGGGCTTGCTCTGGGTGTCGGCGAGTATATTAGCTGTGTTGATATTTCCATGGACTACGGCGGCCAGCGTGATATTGCCATCGGTACTCGTGATGGCACTGGTGCTGCCAATGGCAGGGTGTGGGTGATGAAGGTGGCAGTGGGGGTCCCTAGTTGGGTGGACCAGAATTTGCCGCCGTCTGATGTGGTGGCGCTGAAGTTCTCGCCTACCTATGTTGGTGATAGCAGCCTGGTGGTTGTCTCATCGACGGCTGCTGGCACCCATCTCAATCTGGGCATTCATGATACAGTTGGCAACACTACGACTTGGAATACCACTGTTGGTTATCCGGCTGGTGGTTTGCTGATTACTGTCACCAATGCTGGGCAAGTTATAACCGGTGACTTGGAGTTGCCATCCGATTTCTCAGGGCAAACTCCTAGTCTGCGCCGCTATTATGTGAGCCTTGACGCCTTTAATATTACTTACATTGGCGACATTTATCGGATTGACGATACCGTTGTTTCCTCGGTAAGAGATCCGAACACGGGCAGGATTTCCAGCATTGCCTATCGCGGTACCTATGGCGAGGGTGTGCTTCTGGCGGGCGAAGTTGCCCAATCTACCATCTCCCCTGGCAAAGTCCGTATCTGGCGAACCTCGAACCCCAACGCTACTGTGGGTATGCCAACCTGGTACCAGTCAAATGACCTTAAGTCGCCGACTGGCGGTGCTAATTCCAACTTTGCCAATGCCCAATTAGCCTGGAGTCCTGATGGCACAAGGGCGTACTGCGGCACCAGCTCGGCAAATCCGACGGCAGGGGGTACTGCTTGGGCCGTAACCCAGTGGCCGCGGGCATGGTTAAATAGTGTTGCGCTTGATGAATCTGCATTCTCAGTCAGCCCTTATGCGCCCGCTTATGGACAGCTCCTCAGTCTGTTTGATATGACGGTAGATACCGACATCGGCAATATCTGGAACCAGCTCAGCCTTATAGATACCCAACTCAGCCTGCCTATTCCTTTTAACACCTCTTTCTTTTCCGATGTTGCCGTGCTAGAAGTTCCCGTGGTTACTGAGGAGGGAATTGCTGAAGATTACAATGTACTATATCTGGCTTCCATAAATCCTGATGTGGGTGGCTGGTTTGATAGTATCTGGCGGAGCACCAGTGACCCGCTGGGCAGAACCTGGGAGCGGATACTGTGCATCAACACTACAAATAATGACCTGATTCTTCGTGTTAAATCAACGGCTTATGATGAAGAAGTTAGGAGCAGGGTCATTGTCGGTGCCGACGTTGGCACTGACTGGGTGGTTTCTTCTGAGGACGAGAGGCAAGCATGGCTTGTCAGCCATTTAACAAACGTGACTGACTTGGCACTGGCTAGCGATGAATTTATGTACATCCTGAACAACGCGGTGGTTTACCGGTACAATTGGATAGGTAATAGCTGGTCAAAAACGCATGATGTGGATACCTTTATGGGTTCTGGGCATACCATCGCCGTGCCGCTGAAGAATCCTGCGAATGTCGGTGTAGGAACCGCAGACTGGGTGATAGTGGGTGAGGCTGGTCCACCTGCTGGCTCTGGCAGGGTGGCTTATGCCGATTTCTCCGCGCTGGCGTTGGTGAAGTTTGAACCGCCATTGGACAAGCGGGTTGATGTGCCTATAGTCGGAAATGCCCATGTCATTGCAGATGACAGGTTTGAGCAGAACAAGATTGTGTATACTGCTACCCATGACATCACAGGTAACAGCGGCAAAATCTATCGATGGACAATTGATGAAAGCACCGACTGGGATGTGCTGGGGCCGCCAAATAGCGCTTTCTACGGGCTGGCCATGCGGAACGGTGTCCTTTATGGCGCATGGAATATTCCCACGGCTCCCCCACCGACTCCTAGTCCTCCTGGCGTTGACCGTACTCTCTTCTCTAGAGCTCATGTGCCGCCGCTTCTGGAATGGGATTACCTGACTGCGGGTCTGCCCCCACCACCAAATAGCGTTCTTTTCACTCGTGAACCCAGTGCCCTCAAAGTCTCGAGCAATGACTATAACGGCCTATGGGCAATCGATGACACTCAATACGACTGGACGAGTAGAGCAGGTTGCCTGTGGACATATGTTGATATGGTAGCTGTGCTTGGTCCTTGGACAACCACGCCACCGAGCGGTGACTTTATTCCTGTTGACCCGGTGAGCGGTCGTGCCAATGAGGTAAACTTTGGGTGGCGGCAGCTCAGCTACGCCTCGGTATATGAGCTGCAGCTAGCCAAAGACAGCGATTTCAACATGGTAGTGCTGCTAAATGACGATATCATTCCGGCTGACCAGTTGGCGCCGGCATGCTACTTTTCGGCTGGTGGATTAGTTCCACTAGCAGCGTCAGCCTCTAGCATCGCCAGTTGGGGCAATCTCGAGAGTGGACATACCTACTACTGGAGGGTGAGAGCCAGAGCTGCCGCTACTGGTGAGATTGTCCGTAGTCCGTGGTCAGCAACAATGTATTTCACGGTAATGGCTGGCCTGCCGGTAAGGACGAAATATCCGACGCTTACATTGTTTAGCCCGCCTTATGGTGTAAGAGGTGCTCCTCGTTCTCCAGGTTTCTCTTGGTCTTCAATGCCAGGGACCACAAAGTATGAATTCGTGCTGGCTAAGGATGCTGCGATGACACAGGTGGTTGTTAAAGATACCGTGTCGACAACGTCTTATGATTATGGTGACAAACTCGACTGGAATACCACCTATTTTTGGCAGGTGAAGGCAATGGAACCTGCGGTCAGCGATGCGAGCCCAATAGGCATCTTCACGGTGATAGCT carries:
- a CDS encoding helix-turn-helix domain-containing protein; amino-acid sequence: MFKATTMIDLQNYVNVREAARQIGIHEESLRRLLRLGSPPGMKIGGQWFIRKEQLALFTTTYDAKTGKRRHLI